TGCACCAGGTCTTGGCACCGTCCAGGCGCCAGCCGCCTTCGACACGCGTGCCGCGCAGCATCAGGCTGGCGACGTCCGAGCCGTAGTCCGGCTCGGTGATCGCAATCGCACACAGCGGATCACCTGCCGCGATGCGCGGCAGCCAATGGGATTTCTGTTCTTCGGTGCCGCCGGTCATCAGCGCGCGGCTCAGGATCTCGGGTCGCGTGATCAGGCTGCCGGCCCCCGCCAGCGACGCTTCGGACAGGGCCTCGGTGACCAGCACCATCAGCAGCGTGTCGTCGCGGTCGTTCGGCGCGCTGCCGCCAAAGCGCTCGGGCACCGACAAGCCGAACACACCCATGTCGCGAAGCGGCTGCAACAGGCTGTCTGGCACGGTGAGGTCTTGGCGGTGCAGCGCCTCCGCCTGCGGCGCCACCACATCCGCGGCAAAACGACGAAAGGCGTCCTGCGCCATGGCATGCGCCTCGTCGAGCACCACGCCGCCGACATCGCCGCCAGCATCGGCCAGCGCCCGGCCCGTCGCCTGCAGCGCGGCCGCACTGCCAGCCGAACGGCGCAAGCCGGTCCACGCGGCGTCCGATGCAAAAGCCTGGACTGGAGAGATGTCGAGTCCGAGCTCGAGAAAGAGCATTTCCGTGCGCGCCAGCACCGCGCCGATCGCGTCTATGCCGAAGACCAGCGCCAAGCCGGTCTCGAGCGCATTCGCGCCGCTGCCGACGCCCTGGATGGCCGTCTCCGCCGCGAGCAAATCGGCGCAGGCCCAGGCCAGTTCGTAGCTGGCGACCTGCTGCGCGTCGAAGCGACGCGCACTGAAGACGCCGTCTTCGGCGCAGGACTGCGCCAGGGCCTGCGTGGCCTGCTCGAAGAGCGGGCGCAAACGCGCCAGCAGCGACGCGCAGGCCTGGATGTCTTGGTTCGCAGCCATGGCGTAACGCCTCAAGCCGCGGCCAGCGCATCGAGCGCCAGCTTGGCCACGGAACGGCCCGTGTCCGCGCAGGCCTGCGTGCCGCCATCGCCGTAGGGCTTGACCGCATCGCCCACATGCCAAAAGTTCGGCAGCGGCGTGGTCTGCGGCAAGTCGTAGCCGCCGCAGGAGCGCTGCGCCGGCCAGCCGTCGCGCATGACGCGAACCGACAGCATCTTGGCGTTCGCGAAGCCGGGGAAAAGATCGCGCAGGTCCTGCATCGAGGCCTCGACCTCGGCGTCGTTGTCGAAGTCACCCAGCGCGGGGTGCGGCACGGCATAGGCCACGTACTGGTGCCAGCCTGCGGGCGCCAGCTCGGGGCAGGTGGCGGTCAGCTCACCGATGTTGCACAGGCGACGCGTGCGCCCGAAGGTGACCAGGCCCGGCGCATCGTAGAGGCGCTCACGCGTCGCGAAGTTGATGACGATGTTGGCGGCAGGCTTCGGCCCGGTGGTCGCCAGCGCGATGTATTCGCCGCCGAAGGCTTCTGCGCCCGGCAGCAGGGCCGTGGCATGCGGCCCGATGTTGCTGATCACCGCGCGCGCATTGACACGCAGCGTCACGCCGTCCTTGACCAGGTCGACGCCCGTCGCGCGGCCGTGCTCGACGTTCAGCGCCGCCACCGGCGCATCGAGCCAGACCTCGCCGCCACGGCGGCGGATCGCATCGGTCAGGTCGTTCCACAGCCCGACCGTGCCGCGCGGGCAGAAGCCGAAGCGCTTGAACGCACCCTTGACTGCGAAGTAGGTCAGAAAGGCCCGTGCAGGCAATTCGTCCGAGTTGGCCGCGAAGATGGCCGCGCACAGGTTGCGGAAGATCGCATGCACAGTCTCGTTCTTGGTGTACTGCGACAACCACTCCTTGGTGGTGAGCTTGGCCTCGGGCAGGTCGCCGCCGCGCGCATCCGCAAACTTGGCGCCAATCTTCGCCGCCTGCTTGGTGAAACCGCCCAGCAGCATTCCCCAGCCGCCCTTGGCGACGTTGATGATCTTGCCGTCGATCAGGAAGACGGTCGCGGGATTGGGCTCGCGCAGGTCGAGCTCGACATCGAGCAAGGCGAAGGTTTCTTCAAAAGTGGACCCCTTCTCGATCGCGATGGCGCCGATGTTGACGGTGAAGCCGTCGATCTGCTCGCTCGAGGCGCGGCCGCCCACGCGGCCGAGGCTCTCGGCCACCAGCACTTTCTTGCCCGCGGCCACGAGGCGCGCGGCCACGCAGAGGCCTCCGGCGCCGGCGCCGATCACGACAGCGTCGTAGCTGATGGGGTGAATCACGGTCTCGCTCATGATGATTTTTCTCCTGTGGATGGATTCGTTGGGTAAGGCATGACGGCGGCGCGGCGCGATGCGCGCGGGCGAGCGGTGGCGGCCTGCGGCACAGCGGTCATCGGCGTGCAGCCTCGGCCGTGCAGAGGGACAGGCCCAGCGCCACACGCCGCTCGAGCCAGGGGCTGGGCCGGTAGCGCGGATCGCCAGTCACTGCCAGCATGCGTCGAAGGATCGCGAGCACCTGCGCACCGCCGATGCGGTCACCCCAGGACAGCGGACCTTGCGGATAGCCCAGCCCCAGCTTGACCGCGTCTTCGATGTCGTCCACCGACGCGATGCCGCGCTGTGCGATCTGTGCCGCGATGTTGACGACGGTTGCCAGCACGCGTTGCACGATGAAGCCGGGGCTGTCGTTGATCACCGTGACCCCCACCCCGTCGTGTGCGCACAGCGCATGCGCGGCGTCGCGCATGGCCGGCGCGGTGGCCACGGTGAGCATGAGGGTGCGATGGCGCCCCAGGCCGGGCAGCGGGTCGATCGCGACGCAATGCGCAGCGTCGAGCCCGAGCGCCGCCGCCTCGCCGGTGGCGTCGCCGCCCCAGGGCTGGACGATCAGAAGCGCCTCGGGCGTCGGGCGTTCGACCCATCGCGCGCCGGCGGCCTCCACCAGCGCCTTCAATGCGTCGCGCTGCGTGGCCTCCGGCGCCACCCAGACCTCAAGGCCGGCCGGCAGCGCCGGCACCGGAGGCGTCGGCCGAACCTGTCGCACATCGCCCTCGTAGGCATACCAGCCCTGCCCCGTCTTGCGACCGAACAGCCCGGCCGCCACCCGCGGCGGCACCAGCGACGAAGGACGAAAGCGCGGCTCCTGCTGAAACTGCTCGTAGATCGAACTCATCACCTTGCTCGACACATCCAGCCCCGTGAGGTCGAGCAGCTCGAAAGGCCCCATGCGAAAGCCTGCCGCCTCGCGCAGCACAAGATCGATCTGGTCCACGCTGGCCGACTGCTCTTCGAGCAGGCGAAGCCCCTCCGTGTACAGGCCGCGGCCCGCATGGTTCACTAGGAACCCCGGTTGGTCCGCTGCAACCACCGCGCGATGGCCCGCTCCCTCGACCAGGTCGCGCAAGGTGGTCACCACCGCCGGCGCGGTACGCACCGCGGCAATCACCTCGGCCACCTTCATGAGCGGCACGGGATTGAAAAAATGCAGTCCCGCCACCCGCTGCGGATGCTCGCACGCGGCCGCGATCTCGGCCACGACGAGCGACGAGGTGTTGCTCGCCAGGATCGCCTGCGGCGATACGACCGCCTCGAGGCTGCGGAACAGTGCGCGCTTGGCCTCCAGGTCTTCCACGATGGCTTCGATCAGGACGTCGCAATCCGCCAAGTCCTGCATCGTCGCCGCGGCATGGATCTGGCCGCGGATGCGCTCGAATTCATCGGCATCGATGCGGCCCTTCGCGACACCGCGACCGATCATGCCGACGACGAATTCCACGGCCTTGTCCGCCGCACCGTCGAAGCTGTCGAAGCAATGCACCCGGTGTCCGGCCTGGGCGAAGAGCTGAACAATGCCGCGACCCATGGTCCCGGCGCCGATGACGGCGATCTTGAGTTTGTCTGTCATGGTCATTTGCCGGTGAATTCCGGGCGTCGCTTGTCAAGGAAGGCACGCATGCCCTCGGTCTTGTCGGGGGTGTCGAAGAGCAGCAGGAACTCGCGGTTCTCCAGCGCGAGGGCCGCGTCGAGCGGCAGGTCGGGGCCCTGGCGCAGCATGCGGCGCGTGGCGGCGACCGCCTTGGGCGGCATGCGCGCGGCCTTGCGGGCCAACGTCGTTGCGCGCGCCAGTGCCTGGCCCTCTTCGGCCAGTTCGGCCACCAGACCAAGTTGGAAGGCGCGTTCGGCCGTCAGTTGCTCACCGGTCAGCAAGAGCATCGCGGCCACCGGCCGGCCCACGGCACGCAGCAAGCGCTGTGTGCCGCCGGCGCCGGGCATGATGCCGACCGCCAGTTCCGGCTGGCCGAAGCGCGCCGTCGGGTCCGCCACGATGAAGTCGCACATCATGGCCAGCTCGCAGCCCGCACCGAGTGCGAAACCGGCGACCGCTGCAATGGTCGGCTTGCTGCATTGCGCCACAGGCGCCCAGTACTGGCCCAGGTCAATGCCGGCCACCTGCTGCGCACCCTTGTCGACCAGCAGGTTCAGGTCGGCGCCGGCCGCGAACACGGTGCCGCCGGTGATGACGATGGCCCGGATCGCGTCGTCATGATCCAACGCCATGACCGCCTCGGCAATCGCACGGCGCATCGCAATGTCGAGCGCATTGCGCTTCTCGGGTCGATTCAACACGACGATGCCGACGGCGCCGTCGCGCTCGACCTGCACGCCCTCCGGGGCCGGTCCCATGTTGCTGCCCGTCATGCCTTCACTCCCGGCAGCGCGATGAAATCAGCGGTCCGCTTGTTCTTGAAGGCGTCGTAGCCCTCGCGAAATTCGTCGCCGGTCAGGCTCACTGCCTGGTCGTCCTCCTCCCGCTGCAACTCGAGATTGAGCGAGGAGGACACACACGTGAGCCGGTCCTTCATTCGCGCGAAGGCCCCCATCGGAAGCCGCGCGAAGTCGCTCGCTTTCGCGACGGCGCAGGTCATCACCTGGTCATCGGCCACCAAGACGTCGGCCAACCCGATGCGCAGTGCTTCCTCGCCGCGCACAGGCTCGCCCGCCGTGAGGATGCGCCTGGCTTCCCGCACGCCGACACGGCGCGGCAGCGTGAGCATCTGCCCCCAGTCCGGCACCAGCCCGAGCTGGAGAAAGGGAAACAGGATACGGGTGCTCGCCCCAACGACGATGTGATCGCCGAGCAGCGCGAGGCCGACAGCCGCACCGGCGCCAATGCCTTCGACGGCGCTGACCACCGGGATGCGCAAGGCCGCGACCATGCGGCACAACAGCGCAACGTGCTGCATCCGCGCCCGCGCGCCGGCCTCGACCAGGCCCAGCATGCTCGGCACATCGCCGCCGGCCGAGAACACCCCCGCCGCTCCACCGAACACCAGCGCGCGCACGCTGGCGTCGTCACGGATGCCAGCGATCGCGACGGTGAGCGCCTGCCGCACGTCGTGGTCGATCGCATTGCGCTTGTCGGGGCGGTTGATCAAGAGACGCGCCACGTGGGGGGCCGGCCGGTCCAGCAACACCACCGGATTCGGATTCGCAGGGACAGTCATATGCCTTGGCGTTTCAGATGAAGGGATTTGCATGCCCGGTCAGGCGACCTGGCGGCCGCGGCCGGCCCAGTGCGACTCGCGCAGCTTGTTCTTCTGGATCTTTCCTGCGCCGGACAACGGAAGCTCCGTCCGCACCTCGACGCTGCGTGGGCATTTGTAGCCCGCGATGAGCGTCTTGCAATGAGCGATCAGCTCCGCTTCCGACACGCTCTGGCCCGGCTTGAGCACCACGACCGCATGCACGCTCTCGCCCCACTTCTCGCTCGGGACGCCGATCACGGCGCACGCCGCGATGGCCGGGTGCTTGAGGACGGCGTTCTCGACCTCGGCCGAGTAGACGTTCTCGCCGCCGCTGACCACCATGTCCTTCATGCGGTCCACGATGAAGATGAAGCCTTCGTCGTCCATGTAGGCGCCGTCGCCGGAGTGCACCCAGCCGTCGCGCAGGGTGCTGGCGTCGTCTGCCGGGCGATTCCAGTAGCCCGTCATGGCGGACATGCCGCGTGCGGCGATCTCGCCCACCATGCCGCGTGGCAGTTCCTTGCCGTCGGCGCCGACGATCTTGATCTCGGCCAACGCCGCCGCACGCCCGGCCGAACGCAGCTTGCCCAGCTCGCGCCCGTCGGCCGTGTGGTAGTACGGCGGCAGGTAGCTCACGCAACCCGAGAGCTCGGTCATGCCGTAGCCCTGCATCAGTGCCAGCTGCGGGAAGGCGACGGTCAGGCGGTCGAGCAGCGTTTCGGTGATAGGCGATGCGCCGTACACCATGAACTTCAGGCTGCTCAGGTCGAACTTGCTGAACTCGGGATGGTCCAGCACCATCTGGATCATGGTCGGCACGAGCAGCGTGTCGGTCACCTGCTCGTTCTGGACCGTCTCCATGAACTGCAGCGCGTTGAAGGTCGGCAGCAGGACGTGCGTACCGCCGGCAACGAACTGCCACCAGACGCCCATGGCACCCGCGAGGTGAAAGACGGGCGCGGCGTGCAGGTACACCGGGCCCAAGGGGTAGCCCATGGCCAGCCGGTTCAAGGCCGCACCCATCAGGCTGTCGTGGGAGGCCATCACGCCCTTGGGAAAGCCGGTGGTGCCGCCGGTATAGAACACCGCGGCCAAGTCGGAGCCGCCTGCGCCCACGTCGTCCACGGGGTCGGACTGTGCCATCAATTGCTCGTAGTCGACCATGCCCGCGGGGCAGGCTTCGTTGCCGAGATAGATGATCTCGCGCAGCGTGCGCGATTCGGCCCGCACCTCGTCCATCAACGGCAGATGGGCGTCGTCCACAAAGAGCTGTGTGGTCTCGCAGTCGTTGAACGAGAAGGCGAGCTCCTTTGCGCTCCAGCGGGTGTTGGCCGGATTGATCGCCGCGCCGATCCAGAACACCGCCATGAAGACTTCAAGGTAGCGGTCCGAATTGAGCGACAGGATGCCGACCCTGTCGCCTTTGTTGACGCCGAGGCTGCGCAGGCCGCCGGCCAGCCGCTGGACGCGGCCGACAAACTCGGCGTAGGTCCGACGGCGCCCATAGGCGATCGTCGCGACGCGCTGCGGGTTCTGCTGCAGGGCGCGGTGGATGGATTGAGTAAGGCTGACGGTCATGATCTGCTTGTGGACGATGTCAGGCGCCTTCCAGGCCGACGATGGAAACCGAACACACGTTCTGCGAAGGTTGTCCACCCAAGTTGTGGGTCAGGCCCACCGAGGGATTGCTCAGCTGGCGCGGGCCCGCCCGGCCCTGCAGCTGCAGGTACATCTCGTAGAGCATGCGGATGCCGCTGGCGCCGATCGGATGGCCGAAGCACTTGAGGCCGCCATCGATCTGGCACGGGATCTTTCCGTCGGCATCGAACATGCCGTCGAGCACGTCCTTCACGCCGCCGCCCACATCGGACAGGCCCAGGTCTTCCATCGTCACCAGTTCGGTGATCGAGAAGCAGTCGTGCACCTCGGTCATGCTGATCTGCTCGCGCGGCCGGGTGATGCCGGCCTCGGCGTAGGCGCGCCGCGCCGCGATGCGCGCGGTGTGCACGTAGCTGCCGTCCCATTCGTTGGACTGCAGCTCCCAGCCGTTGGAGGTCACGATCTGCAGCGCCTTGAAGGTCACGAGCTCGCGCTTGCCCAGGCTGCGTGCGATGTCGGGCCGCGTGACGATCACTGCGGCCGCACCGTCGGACACGCCGGCGCAGTCGAACAGGCCCAGCGGCTCGGCGATGATCGGTGCCTTCAGCACCGTCTCTTCGCTCACGGCCTTCTGGAAGTGCGCCTTCGGGTTCTTCGCGCCGTTGGCATGGCTCTTGACCGAGACATGCGCAATCGCCCGCTTGAGCAGAGCCGCATCGACGCCATGCTTGCTGCGGTAGGCCGACGCCAGCTGCGCGAAGTTGGCCGGCGCCACCGCATTGGGATACCACTGCGGAATGTAGGTGCCGACCGTGGCCACCGGCAGGCCGCCGTAGCCGGTGTCCTTGAGCTTTTCCACGCCCAGCGCGATCGCGACGTCGCACGCGCCGGCGGCCACCGCGTACACCGCGGCGCGGATGGCCTCGGAGCCGCCAGCGCAGAAGTTCTCCACGCGCGTCACGCCGATGTTGGGCAGGCGCAGCGCGATGCCCATCGGTGTGCCGCCGCGGCCGGTGCCGACGTCGTCCATGTGGGTCGAGAACCAGGCGGCGTCGAGCTGCTCGGGCGCGATGCCGGCGTCGGCCATGGCCTCGTTGTAGGCCTCGACCATGAGGTCCTCCGGGCTCGCGTCCCAGCGCTCGCCAAACTTGCTGCAACCCATCCCGAGGATGGCGACCTTGTCCTTGATACCTGCGGCCATGATTTACTCCGATCCTTTTTCCGTTGCGGCGGCGCGCACCGGGGTGGCTTTCCAGAAATAGCGGGTGTAGCCGCGACGGTCGTCGATGTCCTTGATGCGAAACGTCATCTCGACCGCGCTGCCGGCATCGATCTCGCCCTCGCCGGTGTCGGTGAACTCCATGAGGACGCGGCCACCGCCGTCGAAGTCCACTTGTCCATAGCGGTGCGGCGGTGAGCGGTGGAACGAAAGAAACTCGGCCGACCAGCTCAACACGGTGCCGCGGCGTTCGGCCAGCTTGTAGGGCTTCTGCGTGTCCTGCAGCGGCTTGCCCTGGTCGTACGAGATGCGCGACGGCGGGAAGTGCACGCTGCCGGTCACCTCGCAGCGCCCAGCGACCAGACCCAGGATCGCGCTGCGATGGCGGTACGCGGTGGACAGTGCCGTCTTGCGCTCCTGCTCGCCGCGCATGCCTCGCTCCAGATCGAGCTGGCCCTTGAAGGACAGGAAACGCGTGTAGGCGGTCTCCTCGACACCGCGGCGGATCCATTCGCTCACACCCTTGGCCGGGCGGAAGTTGCGGATTTCGTCGGTGACGCGGAAGACCATCGCCTGCGCCCCGCTGCCGAACTGGGCCAGCAGGATGTGCTGGCCAGGCTGGGCGCGCTCGAGCACATGGGCCAGCAGCAGCAGCGCGTGCGGCAGGCCGGTGTCGCCCACGCGCGAGGCCAGGGAATCGGTGACCGCCTCGGCGCGCACGCCGCAGGCCTTGGCCAGTTGCTGGTCCATCTTCTGGAAGGTGGTCGGGAAGATGAAGTGGTCGATCTGCGCAGCTTCGACTTTCGCCTCGGCCAGCGCAGCCCTCACGGCCCGTGGCACGAGTTTGGTGATGCCCTCGTCGCGCACCCAGCGCTCTTCCCAGGCGTAGTCGATGTCCTCCCCCGCGGCACGGAAGTGGTCGACGAAATCGACCGTGACCGTGCCGGCGCCCAGGTACTCGGCCAGCACCTTGTCGCGGCCAATCTGAAGCGCGGCGGCGCCGTCGCCAAAATCCAGTTCCTGCGAACTGGCTGCGCGCGTCTTGCGATTGTCGGATGCCAACACGAGCACATCGCCACCGCCGCTGCGTACC
The Variovorax sp. OAS795 genome window above contains:
- a CDS encoding NAD(P)/FAD-dependent oxidoreductase yields the protein MSETVIHPISYDAVVIGAGAGGLCVAARLVAAGKKVLVAESLGRVGGRASSEQIDGFTVNIGAIAIEKGSTFEETFALLDVELDLREPNPATVFLIDGKIINVAKGGWGMLLGGFTKQAAKIGAKFADARGGDLPEAKLTTKEWLSQYTKNETVHAIFRNLCAAIFAANSDELPARAFLTYFAVKGAFKRFGFCPRGTVGLWNDLTDAIRRRGGEVWLDAPVAALNVEHGRATGVDLVKDGVTLRVNARAVISNIGPHATALLPGAEAFGGEYIALATTGPKPAANIVINFATRERLYDAPGLVTFGRTRRLCNIGELTATCPELAPAGWHQYVAYAVPHPALGDFDNDAEVEASMQDLRDLFPGFANAKMLSVRVMRDGWPAQRSCGGYDLPQTTPLPNFWHVGDAVKPYGDGGTQACADTGRSVAKLALDALAAA
- a CDS encoding enoyl-CoA hydratase-related protein, with translation MTGSNMGPAPEGVQVERDGAVGIVVLNRPEKRNALDIAMRRAIAEAVMALDHDDAIRAIVITGGTVFAAGADLNLLVDKGAQQVAGIDLGQYWAPVAQCSKPTIAAVAGFALGAGCELAMMCDFIVADPTARFGQPELAVGIMPGAGGTQRLLRAVGRPVAAMLLLTGEQLTAERAFQLGLVAELAEEGQALARATTLARKAARMPPKAVAATRRMLRQGPDLPLDAALALENREFLLLFDTPDKTEGMRAFLDKRRPEFTGK
- a CDS encoding 3-hydroxyacyl-CoA dehydrogenase, with protein sequence MTDKLKIAVIGAGTMGRGIVQLFAQAGHRVHCFDSFDGAADKAVEFVVGMIGRGVAKGRIDADEFERIRGQIHAAATMQDLADCDVLIEAIVEDLEAKRALFRSLEAVVSPQAILASNTSSLVVAEIAAACEHPQRVAGLHFFNPVPLMKVAEVIAAVRTAPAVVTTLRDLVEGAGHRAVVAADQPGFLVNHAGRGLYTEGLRLLEEQSASVDQIDLVLREAAGFRMGPFELLDLTGLDVSSKVMSSIYEQFQQEPRFRPSSLVPPRVAAGLFGRKTGQGWYAYEGDVRQVRPTPPVPALPAGLEVWVAPEATQRDALKALVEAAGARWVERPTPEALLIVQPWGGDATGEAAALGLDAAHCVAIDPLPGLGRHRTLMLTVATAPAMRDAAHALCAHDGVGVTVINDSPGFIVQRVLATVVNIAAQIAQRGIASVDDIEDAVKLGLGYPQGPLSWGDRIGGAQVLAILRRMLAVTGDPRYRPSPWLERRVALGLSLCTAEAARR
- a CDS encoding enoyl-CoA hydratase-related protein, which produces MINRPDKRNAIDHDVRQALTVAIAGIRDDASVRALVFGGAAGVFSAGGDVPSMLGLVEAGARARMQHVALLCRMVAALRIPVVSAVEGIGAGAAVGLALLGDHIVVGASTRILFPFLQLGLVPDWGQMLTLPRRVGVREARRILTAGEPVRGEEALRIGLADVLVADDQVMTCAVAKASDFARLPMGAFARMKDRLTCVSSSLNLELQREEDDQAVSLTGDEFREGYDAFKNKRTADFIALPGVKA
- a CDS encoding long-chain fatty acid--CoA ligase, yielding MTVSLTQSIHRALQQNPQRVATIAYGRRRTYAEFVGRVQRLAGGLRSLGVNKGDRVGILSLNSDRYLEVFMAVFWIGAAINPANTRWSAKELAFSFNDCETTQLFVDDAHLPLMDEVRAESRTLREIIYLGNEACPAGMVDYEQLMAQSDPVDDVGAGGSDLAAVFYTGGTTGFPKGVMASHDSLMGAALNRLAMGYPLGPVYLHAAPVFHLAGAMGVWWQFVAGGTHVLLPTFNALQFMETVQNEQVTDTLLVPTMIQMVLDHPEFSKFDLSSLKFMVYGASPITETLLDRLTVAFPQLALMQGYGMTELSGCVSYLPPYYHTADGRELGKLRSAGRAAALAEIKIVGADGKELPRGMVGEIAARGMSAMTGYWNRPADDASTLRDGWVHSGDGAYMDDEGFIFIVDRMKDMVVSGGENVYSAEVENAVLKHPAIAACAVIGVPSEKWGESVHAVVVLKPGQSVSEAELIAHCKTLIAGYKCPRSVEVRTELPLSGAGKIQKNKLRESHWAGRGRQVA
- a CDS encoding acetyl-CoA acetyltransferase — translated: MAAGIKDKVAILGMGCSKFGERWDASPEDLMVEAYNEAMADAGIAPEQLDAAWFSTHMDDVGTGRGGTPMGIALRLPNIGVTRVENFCAGGSEAIRAAVYAVAAGACDVAIALGVEKLKDTGYGGLPVATVGTYIPQWYPNAVAPANFAQLASAYRSKHGVDAALLKRAIAHVSVKSHANGAKNPKAHFQKAVSEETVLKAPIIAEPLGLFDCAGVSDGAAAVIVTRPDIARSLGKRELVTFKALQIVTSNGWELQSNEWDGSYVHTARIAARRAYAEAGITRPREQISMTEVHDCFSITELVTMEDLGLSDVGGGVKDVLDGMFDADGKIPCQIDGGLKCFGHPIGASGIRMLYEMYLQLQGRAGPRQLSNPSVGLTHNLGGQPSQNVCSVSIVGLEGA
- a CDS encoding acyl-CoA dehydrogenase family protein, producing MRPLFEQATQALAQSCAEDGVFSARRFDAQQVASYELAWACADLLAAETAIQGVGSGANALETGLALVFGIDAIGAVLARTEMLFLELGLDISPVQAFASDAAWTGLRRSAGSAAALQATGRALADAGGDVGGVVLDEAHAMAQDAFRRFAADVVAPQAEALHRQDLTVPDSLLQPLRDMGVFGLSVPERFGGSAPNDRDDTLLMVLVTEALSEASLAGAGSLITRPEILSRALMTGGTEEQKSHWLPRIAAGDPLCAIAITEPDYGSDVASLMLRGTRVEGGWRLDGAKTWCTFAGKAGLLMVVVRTDPDRSAGHRGLSLMLVEKPSDDGHAFAYRQSEAQGGGGLTGKAIATIGYRGMHSFELSFDNLFVPDSHVIGGAAGLGKGFYFTMAGMMGGRMQTAGRASGVMRAAIRATLRYTEDRKVFGAPLLDCPLTLAKLARMGARYAACQRLAYAVARTLDEGGGRMEASLVKLLACRSAEWVTREALQLHGGNGYAEESPVSRYFVDARVLSIFEGAEETLALKVIARSLLEQALADATPARAVARLH
- a CDS encoding 3-oxoacyl-[acyl-carrier-protein] synthase III C-terminal domain-containing protein encodes the protein MFGIIGYGGYVPRLRLVRRAAAEANAWYAPQFVNAAKGTRAFANWDEDSITMAVAAARDCLGAADDRSRIASVLLASGTLPFAERLNAGVVCEALTLRDDVQAADVTGSQRAGVSALAQAVAQVRSGGGDVLVLASDNRKTRAASSQELDFGDGAAALQIGRDKVLAEYLGAGTVTVDFVDHFRAAGEDIDYAWEERWVRDEGITKLVPRAVRAALAEAKVEAAQIDHFIFPTTFQKMDQQLAKACGVRAEAVTDSLASRVGDTGLPHALLLLAHVLERAQPGQHILLAQFGSGAQAMVFRVTDEIRNFRPAKGVSEWIRRGVEETAYTRFLSFKGQLDLERGMRGEQERKTALSTAYRHRSAILGLVAGRCEVTGSVHFPPSRISYDQGKPLQDTQKPYKLAERRGTVLSWSAEFLSFHRSPPHRYGQVDFDGGGRVLMEFTDTGEGEIDAGSAVEMTFRIKDIDDRRGYTRYFWKATPVRAAATEKGSE